The following coding sequences lie in one Stenotrophomonas rhizophila genomic window:
- the tldD gene encoding metalloprotease TldD produces the protein MTDNALTLANDRLLLPAGLDAGGLERTFGTLLGPGIDFGDLYFQHARRESWSVEDGIVKDGAHSIEQGVGVRAIAGEKTGFAYSDDIHRDALLAAAQSARAISREGGAQQARSLVRGNGRALYPALDPIDGMGNEAKVEVLKRLDRYLRAADPRVQQVMVSLSGGVDTVLIARSDGVLAADIRPLVRLNVQVIVEQHGRRESGYSGGGGRYSYAELFADDRPERFAREALRQALVNLEAIPAPAGVMTVVLGPGWPGVLLHEAVGHGLEGDFNRKGTSVYAGRVGERVAAPGVTIVDDGTLDGRRGSLNIDDEGHPTQCTTLIEDGILVGYMQDSLNARLMGVAPTGNGRRESFAHMTMPRMTNTYMRAGQHDPEEMIRSVKKGLYAVNFGGGQVDITSGKYVFSATEAYLIEDGKVTAPVKGATLIGNGPETMQKVRMIGNDLALDEGVGICGKDGQSVPVGVGQPSLLIDGITVGGTQA, from the coding sequence ACGTACCTTCGGCACCCTGCTGGGCCCGGGCATCGATTTTGGCGATCTGTATTTCCAGCACGCCCGGCGCGAAAGCTGGAGCGTGGAGGACGGCATCGTCAAGGACGGCGCCCATTCGATCGAGCAGGGCGTCGGCGTGCGCGCCATCGCCGGCGAAAAGACCGGCTTTGCCTACTCCGACGACATCCACCGCGACGCGCTGCTGGCGGCGGCGCAGTCGGCCCGCGCGATCTCACGCGAGGGCGGGGCGCAGCAGGCGCGCTCGCTGGTGCGTGGCAACGGCCGCGCGCTGTACCCGGCGCTGGACCCGATCGACGGCATGGGCAACGAAGCCAAGGTCGAGGTGCTCAAGCGCCTGGACCGGTACCTGCGCGCCGCCGACCCGCGCGTGCAGCAGGTGATGGTGAGCCTGTCCGGCGGCGTGGACACGGTGCTGATCGCGCGCAGCGACGGCGTGCTGGCGGCCGACATCCGGCCGCTGGTGCGGCTGAACGTGCAGGTGATCGTGGAGCAGCACGGGCGCCGCGAGTCCGGCTATTCCGGCGGCGGCGGCCGTTACAGCTATGCCGAACTGTTCGCCGACGACCGCCCCGAGCGGTTTGCCCGCGAAGCGCTGCGCCAGGCGCTGGTGAACCTGGAGGCGATCCCGGCCCCGGCCGGGGTGATGACCGTGGTGCTCGGCCCGGGCTGGCCCGGCGTGCTGCTGCACGAGGCGGTGGGCCACGGCCTGGAAGGCGACTTCAACCGCAAGGGCACCAGCGTCTATGCCGGCCGCGTGGGCGAGCGCGTGGCGGCCCCGGGCGTGACCATCGTCGATGACGGCACCCTGGACGGGCGCCGCGGTTCGCTCAACATCGACGACGAGGGCCATCCCACCCAGTGCACCACGCTGATCGAGGACGGCATCCTGGTCGGCTACATGCAGGATTCGCTCAACGCGCGCCTGATGGGCGTGGCCCCGACCGGCAACGGCCGCCGTGAATCGTTCGCGCACATGACCATGCCGCGCATGACCAACACCTACATGCGCGCCGGCCAGCACGATCCGGAAGAAATGATCCGCTCGGTGAAGAAGGGTCTGTACGCGGTCAATTTCGGCGGCGGCCAGGTCGACATCACCAGCGGCAAGTACGTGTTCTCGGCCACCGAGGCCTACCTGATCGAGGACGGCAAGGTGACCGCGCCGGTGAAGGGCGCCACGCTGATCGGCAACGGGCCGGAAACCATGCAGAAGGTCCGCATGATCGGCAACGACCTGGCCCTGGACGAGGGCGTGGGGATCTGCGGCAAGGATGGCCAGAGCGTGCCGGTGGGCGTGGGCCAGCCGTCGCTGCTGATCGATGGCATCACCGTGGGCGGCACCCAGGCCTGA
- the yjgA gene encoding ribosome biogenesis factor YjgA has product MRGRDEDTGEFLDISRSQNRRDALDVLALGEKLVALTPAQLARVPVPEDLLPHIAEAKRITAHIAHKRQLAFLAKHMRREDDAALDAIRDALDANSETSRREVATMHRVEDWRERLLKDGDKALGALLDEYPHADRQQLRTLVRNAQAEKAKNKPPRAYREIYQLLRTLLLPAALGLDAANLTSADDLDDQDDRHDQDGDDTAED; this is encoded by the coding sequence ATGCGCGGACGCGACGAAGATACCGGTGAATTCCTAGACATCAGCCGTAGCCAGAACCGCCGGGACGCCCTGGACGTGCTGGCGCTCGGCGAGAAGCTGGTCGCGCTGACCCCGGCCCAGCTGGCCCGGGTGCCGGTGCCCGAAGACCTGCTGCCGCATATCGCCGAGGCCAAGCGCATCACCGCGCACATCGCCCACAAGCGCCAGCTGGCGTTCCTGGCCAAGCACATGCGCCGCGAGGACGATGCCGCGCTGGATGCCATCCGCGATGCGCTGGATGCCAACAGCGAAACCTCGCGCCGTGAAGTGGCCACCATGCACCGCGTGGAAGACTGGCGCGAGCGCCTGTTGAAGGACGGCGACAAGGCGCTGGGCGCGCTGCTGGACGAATACCCGCATGCCGACCGCCAGCAGCTGCGCACGCTGGTGCGCAACGCCCAGGCCGAGAAAGCCAAGAACAAGCCGCCGCGCGCCTACCGCGAGATCTACCAGCTGCTGCGGACGCTGCTGCTGCCGGCCGCGCTGGGCCTGGATGCGGCCAACCTGACCTCGGCCGACGACCTGGATGACCAGGACGACCGGCACGACCAGGACGGCGACGACACCGCCGAAGACTGA
- the pmbA gene encoding metalloprotease PmbA: MNVISPEVSPADDSLQRLEQLADISQRLLERAKAMGASQAEVSCSDERGLDVNVRLGEVETVESTRDRGIAVTVYFGQRKGSASTADLQDASLESTVAQACAIARHTEDDAAAGLAEAALMARAFPDLDGWHPWDLGADEALDLALACEAAGREADGRISNSDGASAATSQSLSVYANSHGFIGRERSSHHSVGCALIAGQGDGMQRDGWYSSALAREDLESAAAIGRRAAERTVARLQPRSMATAQMPVLYSPEVARSLIGSLLGAVSGGALYRRASFLLDSVGTRLFPDWFQVEELPLLRRGLRSSAFDGDGVATRNAALITDGVLQRYILGSYSARKLGLTTTGNAGGVHNLKVAANAGDLASIARQMGEGLLVTELMGQGVNGVTGDYSRGAGGFRVENGEISYPVDGVTIAGNLKDMFASIEAVGSDVDRRSHVQVGSILVGRMTVAGND; encoded by the coding sequence TTGAACGTGATCTCCCCTGAAGTCTCCCCGGCCGACGACAGCCTGCAGCGCCTGGAACAGCTGGCCGACATCTCCCAACGCCTGCTGGAACGGGCCAAAGCCATGGGCGCCAGCCAGGCCGAGGTCAGCTGCAGCGACGAGCGCGGCCTGGACGTGAATGTGCGCCTGGGCGAGGTGGAAACGGTGGAATCCACCCGCGACCGCGGCATTGCGGTGACCGTCTACTTCGGCCAGCGCAAGGGCAGCGCCAGCACCGCCGACCTGCAGGACGCCAGCCTGGAATCGACCGTGGCCCAGGCCTGCGCCATTGCCCGGCACACCGAGGACGACGCCGCGGCCGGGCTGGCCGAGGCCGCCCTGATGGCGCGCGCGTTCCCCGATCTGGACGGCTGGCACCCCTGGGACCTGGGCGCCGACGAGGCGCTGGACCTGGCCCTGGCCTGTGAAGCGGCCGGGCGCGAGGCCGATGGCCGCATCAGCAACTCCGATGGCGCCTCGGCCGCCACCTCGCAGAGCCTGTCGGTGTACGCCAATTCACATGGTTTCATCGGCCGCGAGCGCAGCAGCCACCACTCGGTGGGCTGCGCGCTGATCGCCGGGCAGGGCGACGGCATGCAGCGCGATGGCTGGTACAGCAGCGCGCTGGCCCGTGAAGACCTGGAATCGGCCGCCGCGATCGGCCGCCGTGCCGCCGAACGCACCGTGGCCCGGCTGCAGCCGCGCTCCATGGCGACCGCGCAGATGCCGGTGCTGTATTCGCCGGAGGTAGCGCGGTCGTTGATCGGCAGCCTGCTTGGCGCGGTATCCGGCGGCGCGCTGTACCGGCGGGCCAGCTTCCTGCTCGACAGCGTCGGCACCCGCCTGTTCCCGGACTGGTTCCAGGTGGAGGAGCTGCCGTTGCTGCGCCGCGGGCTGCGTTCGTCGGCGTTCGACGGTGATGGCGTGGCCACCCGCAACGCGGCGTTGATCACCGACGGCGTGCTGCAGCGCTACATCCTGGGCAGTTACTCGGCGCGCAAGCTGGGCCTGACCACCACCGGCAATGCCGGCGGCGTGCACAACCTGAAGGTGGCGGCCAATGCCGGCGACCTGGCCTCCATCGCCCGGCAGATGGGCGAGGGCCTGCTGGTCACCGAGCTGATGGGCCAGGGCGTCAACGGGGTGACCGGCGACTACTCGCGCGGTGCCGGTGGCTTCCGCGTGGAGAACGGCGAAATCAGCTATCCGGTCGATGGCGTCACCATTGCCGGCAACCTCAAGGACATGTTCGCGAGCATCGAGGCCGTGGGCAGTGACGTGGACCGTCGCTCGCACGTGCAGGTCGGTTCGATCCTGGTCGGGCGGATGACCGTTGCAGGCAACGATTGA
- a CDS encoding DUF4870 domain-containing protein, with product MSEFDNVTAPPPAPTGTAPADQRTMALVAHILGIFTWFIGPLIIWMINKDDSSKSFVTDQAKEALNFQITITIAMLISFVLMIVIIGGLLAPLVGILNLVFCIIAAVKANNGEAYRYPFTLRLIK from the coding sequence GTGAGCGAATTCGACAACGTCACCGCCCCGCCGCCGGCCCCGACCGGCACCGCGCCGGCCGATCAGCGCACCATGGCGCTGGTGGCCCACATCCTGGGCATCTTCACCTGGTTCATCGGCCCGCTGATCATCTGGATGATCAACAAGGATGACAGCAGCAAGTCGTTCGTGACCGACCAGGCCAAGGAAGCGCTGAACTTCCAGATCACCATCACCATCGCGATGCTGATTTCGTTCGTGCTGATGATCGTGATCATCGGCGGCCTGCTGGCCCCGCTGGTCGGCATCCTGAACCTGGTCTTCTGCATCATCGCCGCGGTGAAGGCGAACAACGGCGAAGCGTACCGCTACCCGTTCACCCTGCGCCTGATCAAGTAA
- a CDS encoding farnesyl diphosphate synthase, with amino-acid sequence MMVEPTFARWRDRIESQLDASLPSPEHAPQRLHQAMRYAVLGGGKRMRPLLVYASGQVFGADEHALDAPAMAVELIHAYSLVHDDLPAMDDDALRRGRPTTHIAFDEATAILAGDALQTRAFGLLADAALPALLRVHCLQALTHASGAAGMCGGQALDIDATGHAQPLASLQRMHALKTGALIRAAVRMGALCGDAPQTDLLQLDDFASALGLAFQVRDDILDVEASSEQLGKTAGKDEAQAKSTFPALLGMDGAKAELAALSQRMHDSLAGYDERADALRALGRLAVERDH; translated from the coding sequence ATGATGGTTGAGCCTACGTTCGCGCGTTGGCGCGACCGCATCGAAAGCCAGCTCGACGCCAGCCTGCCTTCTCCCGAACACGCACCGCAGCGCCTGCACCAGGCGATGCGCTACGCGGTGCTCGGCGGTGGCAAGCGCATGCGCCCGCTGCTGGTGTATGCCAGCGGCCAGGTGTTCGGTGCCGACGAGCACGCACTGGATGCACCGGCAATGGCGGTGGAACTGATCCACGCCTATTCGCTGGTGCACGATGACCTGCCGGCGATGGACGACGACGCGCTGCGTCGCGGCCGTCCCACTACGCACATCGCCTTCGACGAAGCCACCGCGATCCTCGCCGGTGATGCGCTGCAGACGCGTGCGTTCGGCCTGCTGGCCGATGCCGCGCTGCCGGCGCTGTTGCGCGTGCACTGCCTGCAGGCGCTGACCCACGCTTCCGGCGCCGCCGGCATGTGCGGTGGCCAGGCGCTGGACATCGATGCCACCGGCCATGCGCAGCCGCTGGCTTCATTGCAGCGCATGCATGCACTGAAGACCGGTGCGCTGATCCGCGCGGCGGTGCGGATGGGCGCGTTGTGTGGCGATGCGCCGCAGACCGACCTGCTGCAGCTGGATGATTTCGCCAGTGCACTGGGGCTGGCGTTCCAGGTGCGCGATGACATCCTGGACGTCGAAGCCAGTTCCGAACAGCTGGGCAAGACCGCCGGCAAGGACGAGGCGCAGGCCAAGTCGACCTTCCCCGCCCTGCTCGGCATGGATGGCGCCAAGGCCGAACTGGCCGCACTCAGCCAACGCATGCACGACAGCCTGGCCGGCTACGACGAACGCGCCGATGCCTTGCGTGCGCTGGGGCGGCTGGCGGTCGAACGCGATCACTGA
- a CDS encoding exodeoxyribonuclease VII small subunit yields the protein MPKKSPNETSPVVHFEQSLEELEQLVEKMEAGDLSLEQSLSAYERGVGLYRQCQQALEQAELRVRLLSDPARPDTAERFDPPGHDG from the coding sequence ATGCCCAAGAAGTCCCCCAACGAAACCTCCCCGGTCGTCCACTTCGAGCAGTCGCTGGAAGAGCTGGAACAGCTGGTGGAGAAGATGGAAGCCGGTGATCTGAGCCTGGAACAATCGCTCAGCGCCTACGAGCGCGGCGTCGGCCTGTACCGCCAGTGCCAGCAGGCGCTGGAACAGGCCGAACTGCGCGTGCGCCTGCTCAGCGACCCGGCCCGCCCCGACACCGCCGAACGCTTCGATCCACCCGGCCATGATGGTTGA
- the tilS gene encoding tRNA lysidine(34) synthetase TilS has translation MSSPLPHLSAAPRPVLVGFSGGLDSTVLLHWLAQSAAQRDAGLRAVHVHHGLQPAADAWAQHCQAICTAWNIDLQVIGVDVARDSGHGLEAAARHARRDAFASALRPGEQLALAHHRDDQAETFLLRALRGSGVDGLAAIRSEAPFATGTVWRPLLQVPRAALLAYAQSQALHWVDDPSNASDEADRNFLRLHVLPLLQQRWPQADAAFARSAALCAQAQQLLDVSDQDALRRCSLAPGVLDGTRLLRLPRERRARLLRQWVRNCGLPPLPAAGVDAIERDLLPAAHDADAQFAWQGARIRRWRSELHLLSATLALPPHWSVHWDGRAPLALPDGGQLELLGASQLATPLQVSARRGGERIQLPGRTHSHALKDLLQQRGLPPWQRRQLPLLFDGAVLMAAGDRVIAAPLQHWLDEHHAQLRWTPGAA, from the coding sequence ATGTCCTCGCCCCTGCCCCATCTCTCCGCTGCCCCCCGCCCGGTCCTGGTGGGCTTCAGTGGTGGACTCGATTCCACCGTGCTGCTGCATTGGCTGGCGCAGTCGGCTGCGCAGCGCGATGCCGGCCTGCGTGCGGTGCACGTGCACCATGGCCTGCAACCGGCTGCCGACGCGTGGGCGCAGCATTGCCAGGCGATCTGCACGGCCTGGAACATCGACCTGCAGGTGATCGGCGTCGACGTGGCCCGCGACAGCGGCCACGGCCTGGAAGCGGCCGCGCGCCATGCCCGCCGCGATGCGTTCGCCAGCGCCCTGCGCCCGGGCGAACAGCTGGCCCTGGCCCATCACCGCGACGACCAGGCCGAAACCTTCCTGCTGCGCGCCCTGCGCGGGTCCGGGGTGGATGGGCTGGCCGCAATCCGCAGCGAGGCGCCGTTTGCCACCGGTACGGTGTGGCGCCCGCTGCTGCAGGTGCCGCGCGCCGCGCTGCTGGCCTATGCGCAGTCGCAGGCGCTGCACTGGGTTGACGACCCCAGCAATGCCAGCGACGAGGCCGACCGCAATTTCCTGCGCCTGCACGTGTTGCCGCTGCTGCAGCAACGCTGGCCGCAGGCCGATGCCGCCTTCGCACGCAGTGCCGCACTCTGCGCGCAGGCGCAGCAGTTGCTGGACGTGTCCGACCAGGACGCCCTGCGGCGCTGCAGCCTGGCCCCCGGCGTGCTGGATGGCACGCGCCTGCTGCGGCTGCCGCGCGAACGCCGTGCCCGCCTGCTGCGCCAATGGGTGCGCAACTGCGGGCTGCCGCCGCTGCCTGCCGCCGGGGTGGACGCCATCGAGCGCGACCTGCTGCCGGCCGCACACGACGCCGACGCCCAGTTCGCCTGGCAGGGCGCGCGGATCCGCCGGTGGCGCAGCGAACTGCACCTGCTGTCGGCCACGCTGGCGCTGCCCCCGCACTGGAGCGTGCACTGGGATGGCCGTGCGCCCTTGGCGCTGCCCGACGGCGGCCAGCTGGAGCTGTTGGGCGCCAGCCAGCTGGCCACGCCCCTGCAGGTGAGCGCGCGCCGCGGCGGTGAGCGTATCCAGTTGCCCGGGCGCACCCACTCCCATGCGCTCAAGGACCTGCTGCAACAGCGGGGGCTGCCGCCGTGGCAGCGGCGCCAGCTGCCGCTGTTGTTCGACGGCGCGGTGCTGATGGCGGCCGGCGACCGGGTCATCGCCGCACCGCTGCAGCATTGGCTGGATGAACACCACGCACAGCTGCGCTGGACCCCGGGCGCGGCGTGA
- a CDS encoding alkaline phosphatase, translated as MSRSTSLVAAIATTLLLGACATGTPAATAPGAVAIDVPAVAHPAGETPQWWYRSGAARAAGSGAMDGKAKNVILFLGDGMSLTTVAAARIFEGQRNGNPGEENLLSWERFPATAFSKTYNTDSQTPDSAGTMTAITTGVKTHMGAIGVSAGTRNDCADSLNKGLLTWLQLADSAHMATGIVSTARLTHATPAATYAHSPERNWENDTDVPDAAKAAGCTDIAQQLLSTARYGRGPLVALGGGRGEFTTVEERDPEYDDKVGQRLDGRSLVTEWQQAHPQGAYVWNAKQLQAARNAPALLGLFEPDHMRYEIERKDDPSGEPSLAELTKAAISTLSRHKEGYVLMVEGARIDHANHSGNAYRALSDTVALSDAVRAAVEATSDQDTLIIVTADHSHTLNFVGYPARGNPILGKVKDKGGEDGVGGLDVARDGLGLPYTTLSYANGPGYTGATNQQPAGPKVYPHNPSSFDPAAGRPDLSHVDTEHPDYMQEALVPTKSETHGGEDVGIWARGPGSKAIRGTMEQNTIYHMIVQATPRLRQRLCEAGTCDAKGVPVDLPTPKAFERKADAN; from the coding sequence ATGTCCCGTTCCACGTCCCTGGTGGCGGCCATCGCCACCACCCTGCTGCTCGGCGCCTGCGCCACCGGTACCCCCGCCGCCACGGCCCCCGGCGCGGTTGCCATCGATGTTCCCGCCGTGGCCCACCCGGCCGGTGAAACCCCCCAGTGGTGGTACCGCAGCGGGGCCGCCCGTGCCGCCGGCAGCGGCGCCATGGACGGCAAGGCCAAGAATGTCATCCTGTTCCTGGGTGACGGAATGAGCCTCACCACGGTCGCCGCCGCGCGCATTTTCGAAGGCCAGCGCAACGGCAACCCGGGTGAAGAGAACCTGCTGTCCTGGGAGCGCTTCCCGGCCACCGCATTCAGCAAGACCTACAACACCGACTCGCAGACCCCCGATTCGGCCGGCACCATGACCGCCATCACCACCGGCGTGAAGACCCACATGGGCGCCATCGGCGTCAGCGCCGGCACCCGCAACGACTGCGCCGACAGCCTCAACAAGGGCCTGCTGACCTGGCTGCAGCTGGCCGACAGCGCGCACATGGCCACCGGCATCGTGTCCACCGCGCGCCTGACCCACGCCACCCCGGCCGCCACCTACGCGCACTCGCCCGAGCGCAACTGGGAAAACGACACCGACGTGCCCGACGCCGCCAAGGCCGCCGGCTGCACCGACATCGCCCAGCAGCTGCTGTCCACCGCGCGCTATGGCCGTGGTCCGCTGGTTGCCCTGGGCGGCGGCCGCGGTGAATTCACCACCGTGGAAGAGCGCGATCCCGAGTATGACGACAAGGTCGGCCAGCGCCTGGACGGCCGCAGCCTGGTCACCGAATGGCAGCAGGCCCACCCGCAGGGCGCCTATGTCTGGAACGCCAAGCAGCTGCAGGCCGCGCGCAATGCCCCGGCGCTGCTGGGCCTGTTCGAGCCGGACCACATGCGCTACGAGATCGAGCGCAAGGACGACCCGTCCGGCGAGCCCAGCCTGGCCGAGCTGACCAAGGCTGCCATCAGCACCCTGTCCCGGCACAAGGAAGGCTACGTGCTGATGGTCGAGGGCGCGCGCATCGACCATGCCAACCACAGCGGCAACGCGTACCGCGCCCTCAGCGATACCGTGGCCCTGTCCGATGCCGTGCGCGCAGCCGTCGAGGCAACCTCCGACCAGGACACCCTGATCATCGTCACCGCCGACCATTCGCACACCCTGAACTTCGTCGGTTACCCGGCCCGCGGCAACCCGATCCTGGGCAAGGTCAAGGACAAGGGCGGCGAAGACGGCGTGGGCGGCCTGGACGTGGCCCGCGACGGCCTCGGCCTGCCCTACACCACGCTCAGCTACGCCAACGGCCCCGGTTACACCGGCGCCACCAACCAGCAGCCGGCCGGCCCGAAGGTGTATCCGCACAACCCGAGCAGCTTCGACCCGGCCGCCGGTCGCCCGGACCTGAGCCACGTGGACACCGAGCACCCCGATTACATGCAGGAAGCGCTGGTGCCGACCAAGAGTGAAACCCATGGCGGCGAAGACGTCGGCATCTGGGCACGCGGCCCGGGCAGCAAGGCCATCCGCGGCACCATGGAGCAGAACACGATCTACCACATGATCGTGCAGGCCACCCCGCGCCTGCGCCAGCGCCTGTGCGAGGCCGGCACATGCGACGCCAAGGGCGTGCCGGTGGACCTGCCCACGCCGAAGGCGTTCGAGCGCAAGGCCGACGCCAACTGA
- a CDS encoding dicarboxylate/amino acid:cation symporter, translated as MKLVSAWLRIPFWQRVLGGFVLGALAGWLLGPAAEVWFGPLGDLYVTLIKMIAVPLVFFAVINAISSLHGQKSVAALGGRTFLWFIITAALAVCVGLAVGTILQPGTGNLSLSMDHGYTPREVPSVVKVLMDVVPSNVFYALTGIGTRVNAAGETVLAAGRGSILPVIFFAGLLGFAMVKLGDKVAEARKLTGQMSDIMIQVTRFVLEMTPLGTFGLIAGLVGSYGFEKLLPLGNFVLALYVACAFHIVVVYGGLLLSHGLNPLKFFRGAAPGMQVAFVSSSSFAAMPAAMRSITHNLGVNKDYASFAVPLGASIKMDGCGAIYPALCAVFIAQYTGVPLTPEQYIVVLIASVLGSFGTAGVPGTAVVMATVVLSAANLPLETIGYLYAIDRILDMMRTMTNVTGQMLVPVLVAKETGLLDKSVYDNPSTNLGVDELEKRAS; from the coding sequence ATGAAGCTGGTTTCTGCGTGGTTGCGGATTCCGTTCTGGCAACGCGTGCTGGGCGGCTTCGTGCTGGGTGCGCTGGCCGGGTGGTTGCTGGGTCCGGCGGCCGAGGTTTGGTTCGGCCCGTTGGGCGACCTGTACGTGACGCTGATCAAGATGATCGCGGTGCCGCTGGTGTTCTTCGCGGTGATCAACGCAATCTCTTCGCTGCACGGGCAAAAGTCGGTGGCAGCCCTGGGCGGGCGCACGTTCCTGTGGTTCATCATCACCGCGGCGCTTGCGGTGTGCGTGGGGCTGGCGGTGGGCACGATCCTGCAGCCGGGCACGGGCAACCTGAGCCTGAGCATGGACCACGGCTACACGCCGCGCGAAGTGCCCAGCGTGGTGAAGGTGCTGATGGACGTGGTGCCGTCGAACGTGTTCTACGCGCTGACGGGCATTGGCACGCGGGTGAACGCGGCCGGTGAGACGGTGCTGGCGGCGGGGCGCGGGTCGATCCTGCCGGTGATCTTCTTCGCCGGGCTGCTGGGCTTTGCGATGGTGAAGCTGGGCGACAAGGTGGCCGAGGCGCGCAAGCTGACCGGGCAGATGAGCGACATCATGATCCAGGTGACGCGCTTCGTGCTGGAGATGACGCCGCTGGGAACCTTCGGGTTGATCGCCGGGCTGGTGGGCAGTTATGGGTTCGAGAAGCTGCTGCCGTTGGGCAACTTCGTGCTGGCGCTGTACGTGGCCTGCGCGTTCCATATCGTGGTGGTGTACGGCGGGCTGCTGCTGTCGCACGGGTTGAATCCGCTGAAGTTCTTCCGCGGGGCGGCGCCGGGGATGCAGGTAGCCTTCGTGAGTTCGTCGAGCTTTGCGGCGATGCCGGCGGCGATGCGGTCGATCACGCACAATCTGGGCGTGAACAAGGATTACGCGTCGTTCGCGGTGCCGTTGGGCGCGAGCATCAAGATGGATGGCTGTGGTGCGATCTATCCGGCGTTGTGCGCGGTGTTCATCGCGCAGTACACGGGGGTGCCGTTGACGCCGGAGCAGTACATCGTGGTGTTGATCGCGTCGGTGCTGGGCAGTTTCGGTACGGCGGGCGTGCCGGGCACGGCGGTGGTGATGGCGACGGTGGTGTTGAGCGCGGCGAACCTGCCGTTGGAGACCATCGGGTATCTGTATGCGATCGACCGGATCCTGGACATGATGCGCACGATGACCAATGTGACCGGGCAGATGCTGGTGCCGGTGCTGGTGGCCAAGGAGACCGGGTTGCTGGACAAGTCGGTGTACGACAATCCATCCACCAATCTGGGCGTGGACGAGTTGGAGAAACGCGCGTCCTGA
- a CDS encoding C39 family peptidase, whose product MFKHALYGSLLLLMLPFGAARAGDVGFSGVLPNGAVLTQRVESMQERRFRNVVRQHTDYSCGAAALATILRYAYHLEADEGTVIEGMMGVSDPQLVHQRGFSLLDIKRYVESMGMRGRGYRVNEERLRSLRVPGLVLMDVRGFRHFVVLKQVRNDVVDVADPILGNRSIPVSEFLQAWPSRAVFIVIGSDFDRNTVLLQPGERPSARSLYARQGPITDAELVDFGFTHADLF is encoded by the coding sequence ATGTTCAAGCACGCGCTGTACGGGTCGTTGTTGCTGCTGATGCTGCCGTTCGGCGCCGCGCGTGCCGGCGATGTCGGCTTCAGTGGCGTGCTGCCCAACGGCGCGGTGCTGACCCAGCGTGTGGAAAGCATGCAGGAACGGCGCTTCCGCAACGTGGTGCGGCAACACACCGATTACAGCTGTGGCGCGGCGGCCCTGGCCACGATCCTGCGATACGCCTACCACCTGGAGGCGGACGAAGGAACGGTGATCGAAGGCATGATGGGGGTTTCGGACCCGCAACTGGTCCACCAGCGGGGGTTCTCGCTGCTGGACATCAAACGTTACGTTGAATCGATGGGCATGCGCGGACGCGGCTACCGCGTCAACGAAGAGCGCCTGCGCTCACTGCGCGTGCCCGGTCTGGTGTTGATGGATGTGCGTGGCTTCCGCCATTTCGTGGTCCTCAAGCAGGTCCGCAACGATGTGGTGGACGTGGCCGACCCGATCCTGGGCAACCGCAGCATTCCCGTCAGCGAATTTCTGCAGGCGTGGCCGTCGCGCGCCGTGTTCATCGTGATCGGGAGTGACTTCGATCGCAACACGGTGCTGCTGCAGCCCGGCGAACGGCCCAGTGCGCGCTCGCTGTATGCCCGGCAGGGGCCGATCACCGACGCGGAGTTGGTGGATTTCGGCTTCACCCATGCCGACTTGTTCTAG